In the genome of Leucobacter luti, one region contains:
- the ftsY gene encoding signal recognition particle-docking protein FtsY codes for MAERTWSFSQAFRSIFSGPAIITEETWDDLEAALITADFGPDVAEELLDSLRADVERHRVTEVKEMRGMLRDAVEERLAAYDPTLRLTDRPAVILVVGVNGVGKTTTIGKFANYLKAFDKKIVVGAADTFRAAAVEQLGTWAQRAGVDIVKPQQHGQDPAAVAFQTVQRAIEGGYDIAIIDTAGRLQTKGGLMDELGKVRRVIEKQAPVAEVLLVLDATTGQNGLAQAEAFIEHAGVTGLVLTKLDGSAKGGFVLAVQQRTGLPIKLVGQGEGIGDLTGFTPHVFAQQLVG; via the coding sequence ATGGCAGAGCGAACGTGGTCTTTTTCCCAGGCATTCCGCAGTATCTTCAGCGGTCCCGCGATCATTACGGAGGAAACGTGGGATGACCTTGAGGCTGCGTTGATCACCGCGGACTTCGGTCCCGATGTGGCTGAGGAGCTCCTGGACAGTCTTCGTGCTGACGTTGAGCGCCACCGCGTCACAGAGGTGAAGGAGATGCGCGGCATGCTGCGTGACGCGGTCGAGGAGCGGCTCGCCGCATACGATCCCACACTACGGCTCACGGACCGGCCTGCCGTGATCCTCGTGGTCGGCGTGAACGGGGTGGGGAAGACCACCACTATCGGTAAGTTCGCCAACTATCTCAAGGCCTTCGACAAGAAGATTGTGGTGGGCGCCGCCGATACGTTCCGTGCGGCAGCCGTTGAACAGCTCGGCACGTGGGCGCAGCGCGCCGGGGTCGATATCGTGAAGCCGCAGCAGCACGGCCAGGATCCCGCAGCGGTGGCGTTCCAGACCGTACAGCGCGCGATCGAGGGTGGCTACGACATCGCGATCATTGACACTGCTGGTCGGCTGCAGACCAAGGGGGGGCTCATGGACGAGCTGGGCAAGGTGCGTCGCGTGATCGAGAAGCAGGCCCCCGTGGCCGAGGTGCTGCTGGTGCTTGACGCGACGACCGGGCAGAACGGTCTCGCGCAGGCGGAGGCCTTCATCGAGCACGCGGGCGTCACCGGGCTCGTTCTGACCAAGCTCGACGGCTCGGCGAAGGGCGGATTTGTGCTCGCGGTGCAGCAGCGCACCGGACTCCCCATCAAGCTCGTGGGTCAGGGTGAGGGCATTGGTGATCTCACCGGCTTCACGCCGCACGTGTTCGCGCAGCAACTCGTGGGCTAG
- the rpsP gene encoding 30S ribosomal protein S16 — protein MAVKIRLKRLGKIRAPYYRIVVADSRTKRDGRVIEEIGKYHPTENPSFIEVDSERAQYWLSVGAQPTEQVAAILKLTGDWGKFSGEGSTESKVLAPTAKVPFEVDSSKKAVLRPKAEKPAAAAEAPAEDAAEAPAEDAAETTEA, from the coding sequence ATGGCAGTCAAGATTCGCCTCAAGCGCCTCGGCAAGATCCGCGCACCGTACTACCGCATCGTTGTAGCCGACTCGCGCACCAAGCGCGACGGCCGCGTGATCGAGGAGATCGGCAAGTACCACCCGACGGAGAACCCCTCGTTCATCGAGGTTGACTCGGAGCGCGCACAGTACTGGCTCAGCGTTGGTGCACAGCCGACCGAGCAGGTTGCTGCGATCCTGAAGCTTACGGGCGACTGGGGCAAGTTCTCGGGCGAGGGCTCGACCGAGTCGAAGGTGCTCGCACCGACGGCCAAGGTTCCCTTCGAGGTCGACTCCTCAAAGAAGGCCGTGCTCCGCCCCAAGGCCGAGAAGCCTGCAGCCGCTGCAGAGGCTCCCGCGGAGGACGCCGCTGAGGCTCCCGCTGAGGACGCAGCCGAGACCACCGAGGCCTAA
- a CDS encoding alpha/beta fold hydrolase: MTHSAEYFIGTDIVARDVWTTVPLDWAEPHGETIRVFARELVAAERRTEDLPLLVHLQGGPGGKGTRPLGRSAWVGAALRRFRVVIPDQRGTGRSTPLSGADFAAMPAAEAARRLSLHRADSIVRDLEAVRATHYDGRQWWSIGQSYGGFLTLHYLSVAPEALIASAVTGGLAGLDPDPDEVYRRTFPRVAAKNRMFRERTPHLTDRISRIADLLAAEDVRLPDGDRLTVRRFQTLGLDFGMAPGFDRVHWLLDEAFADEAETRLSETFLATVGSATGFAANPLFIALQESIYGPGPSAWAAQRARDGLPGFAETSRPLQFTGEMVFPWMFEEIRALRGFRAGVEVLAAGTWPIDLYNVERLAQNPVPVEAAVYFEDMYVDAGLSLDTAARVSGVNAWVTNEYEHDGVHHEGVAERLFTALAHRIGGTPRDRL, from the coding sequence ATGACGCACAGCGCTGAATACTTCATCGGGACCGACATCGTCGCCCGCGATGTGTGGACCACGGTGCCGCTTGACTGGGCGGAGCCGCACGGGGAGACGATTCGCGTATTCGCCAGAGAGCTCGTGGCCGCGGAACGCCGCACTGAGGATCTCCCGTTGCTCGTGCACCTGCAGGGCGGTCCGGGCGGCAAGGGTACGCGGCCACTCGGGCGATCGGCCTGGGTGGGGGCCGCGCTGCGGCGATTCCGGGTCGTCATTCCGGATCAGCGCGGCACCGGGCGCTCCACGCCGCTGTCGGGGGCTGACTTCGCTGCGATGCCTGCCGCGGAGGCAGCGCGCAGGCTCTCGCTGCACCGAGCCGACTCGATCGTTCGGGATCTCGAAGCAGTGCGCGCGACGCACTACGACGGGCGGCAGTGGTGGAGCATCGGCCAGAGCTACGGTGGCTTCCTGACCCTGCACTATCTGTCCGTCGCGCCAGAAGCGCTGATCGCGTCTGCGGTCACCGGGGGTCTCGCTGGCCTGGACCCTGATCCCGATGAGGTGTATCGCCGCACGTTTCCTCGCGTGGCGGCCAAGAACCGGATGTTCCGCGAACGCACTCCGCACCTCACCGATCGGATCTCGCGGATCGCCGATCTGCTCGCGGCTGAGGACGTGCGTCTCCCCGATGGGGATCGCTTGACGGTGCGGCGGTTCCAGACGCTCGGCCTCGACTTTGGGATGGCTCCCGGCTTCGACCGTGTGCATTGGCTGCTCGATGAAGCATTTGCTGACGAGGCCGAGACGAGGCTGAGTGAGACGTTCCTTGCGACAGTCGGATCAGCTACCGGCTTTGCCGCGAACCCGCTGTTTATCGCGCTCCAGGAAAGCATCTATGGACCGGGCCCCTCCGCCTGGGCCGCACAGCGCGCCCGCGATGGGTTGCCCGGGTTTGCGGAGACGTCCCGCCCGCTGCAGTTCACCGGAGAGATGGTGTTTCCGTGGATGTTCGAGGAAATCCGTGCGCTGCGCGGGTTCCGCGCCGGAGTTGAGGTGCTGGCAGCGGGGACCTGGCCGATTGACCTCTACAACGTCGAACGGCTTGCACAGAATCCCGTGCCGGTTGAGGCCGCGGTCTATTTTGAAGACATGTACGTGGACGCCGGGCTGTCACTGGACACTGCGGCGCGTGTGTCAGGGGTGAACGCCTGGGTCACGAACGAGTATGAGCATGACGGCGTGCACCACGAGGGGGTTGCAGAGCGCCTGTTCACGGCTCTTGCGCACCGAATCGGCGGGACTCCACGTGATCGTTTGTGA
- a CDS encoding 3-hydroxyacyl-CoA dehydrogenase, whose product MQNLTVLGTGVLGSQIIFQAAYSGKQVVAYDLNDEILAKLPERWEYLKPFYLRDLPDATPEKLDAAVQRIRPSSDLADALSAADIVIEAVPERLDIKQSTWEQVGTLAPEQTIFCTNSSTLLPSDIAPFTGRPEKFLALHFANEVWLHNTGEVMSHPGTDPAVFEQVADFAAEIGMVPIRIHKEQPGYVLNSLLVPFLNAGAKLLVRGVASPEDIDNTWKIATGSPNGPFEIFDVVGMMTPYNLGMSGDDPEMREFAEYIKREYIDKGWLGKGSGRGFYDYSGK is encoded by the coding sequence ATGCAGAACCTCACCGTCCTGGGCACCGGCGTCCTGGGATCCCAGATCATCTTTCAGGCGGCATACTCCGGGAAGCAGGTTGTCGCCTACGACCTGAACGACGAGATCTTGGCCAAGTTGCCGGAGCGCTGGGAGTATCTGAAGCCGTTCTACCTGCGTGATCTTCCGGACGCCACCCCAGAAAAGCTCGACGCTGCGGTGCAGCGGATCCGCCCCTCCTCAGATCTGGCGGACGCGCTCTCCGCGGCCGACATTGTCATCGAGGCTGTTCCCGAGCGACTCGATATCAAGCAGAGCACGTGGGAACAGGTCGGCACACTGGCTCCAGAGCAGACGATTTTCTGCACGAACTCCTCGACGCTGCTCCCGAGCGATATTGCTCCGTTCACCGGTCGACCGGAGAAGTTCCTCGCGCTGCACTTCGCAAACGAGGTGTGGCTGCACAACACCGGTGAGGTGATGAGTCACCCGGGAACTGATCCCGCGGTATTCGAACAGGTGGCGGACTTCGCCGCAGAGATCGGCATGGTCCCGATTCGGATCCATAAGGAACAGCCGGGCTATGTGCTGAACTCGCTGCTGGTGCCGTTCCTCAATGCAGGGGCCAAACTGCTCGTGCGCGGCGTCGCCTCCCCAGAGGACATCGACAACACGTGGAAGATCGCCACGGGGTCGCCGAACGGCCCATTTGAGATCTTCGACGTGGTGGGCATGATGACGCCGTACAACCTGGGCATGAGTGGCGATGACCCGGAAATGCGTGAGTTCGCCGAGTACATCAAGCGCGAGTACATCGATAAGGGCTGGCTCGGCAAGGGTTCCGGGCGCGGTTTCTACGACTACAGCGGGAAGTAG
- the ffh gene encoding signal recognition particle protein, translating to MATFGNLSARLTDTFKNLRAKGKLSASDVDSTVREIRRALLEADVALDVVKDFTGKVRERALGDEVNQALNPAQQVVQIVNEELVAILGGEQRRLEFAKKPPTIIMLAGLQGAGKTTLAGKLAKWLKDQGHTPMLVACDLQRPNAVTQLSVVAEQAGVAIYAPEPGNGVGDPVKVARGGVAEARAKLHDFVIVDTAGRLGVDEELMQQASNIRKAIDPDEVLFVIDAMIGQDAVATAQAFQEGVDFTGVVLTKLDGDARGGAALSIRGVTGRPILFASTGEGLGDFEPFHPDRMASRILDLGDILTLIEQAQSAFDEGEARKVAEKIAKDEFTLDDFLGQMQQLRGAGSIKKMMGMLPGMGKMKDQLENFDEREIVRTEAIIQSMTLAERQNPKLLNGSRRLRIARGSGMTVTDVNALVQRFEQAAKMMKTVARGGVPQIPGMGPMPGMGGHGGKKKVQSKSKGKKQSGNPAKRAQEQAGIAAKQSAAPAAGSGFGLGAGGGGNAQPSEEEMAKLQQMLGKGLR from the coding sequence ATGGCTACTTTCGGAAACCTCTCAGCGCGGCTCACCGACACTTTCAAGAACCTTCGGGCGAAGGGCAAGCTGTCGGCGTCAGACGTTGACAGCACGGTGCGCGAGATTCGACGCGCACTGCTCGAGGCCGACGTGGCCCTCGACGTCGTGAAAGACTTCACCGGCAAGGTGCGCGAGCGTGCCCTCGGCGACGAGGTCAACCAGGCACTGAACCCGGCGCAGCAGGTTGTTCAGATCGTCAACGAGGAGCTTGTGGCTATCCTGGGCGGCGAGCAACGCCGGCTCGAGTTCGCAAAGAAGCCGCCGACCATCATCATGCTGGCCGGTCTCCAGGGCGCCGGGAAGACCACGCTCGCTGGCAAGCTCGCGAAGTGGCTGAAGGATCAGGGCCACACGCCGATGCTGGTCGCGTGTGATCTCCAGCGTCCGAACGCCGTGACCCAGCTCAGCGTGGTTGCTGAGCAGGCCGGCGTCGCGATCTACGCGCCGGAGCCGGGCAACGGTGTGGGCGACCCGGTCAAGGTTGCACGGGGAGGCGTTGCTGAGGCGCGCGCCAAGCTGCACGACTTCGTGATCGTTGATACGGCGGGCCGCTTGGGCGTTGACGAGGAGCTCATGCAGCAGGCCTCGAACATTCGCAAGGCGATCGATCCCGACGAGGTGCTGTTCGTCATCGACGCAATGATCGGCCAGGATGCCGTCGCGACGGCGCAGGCGTTCCAAGAGGGCGTTGATTTCACCGGCGTCGTGCTCACCAAGCTCGATGGCGACGCTCGCGGTGGTGCGGCGCTTTCGATCCGTGGCGTCACCGGCCGTCCAATCCTGTTCGCATCGACCGGCGAGGGCCTCGGTGACTTCGAGCCGTTCCACCCGGACCGCATGGCGAGCCGGATCCTGGATCTCGGCGATATCCTCACCCTGATCGAGCAGGCGCAGAGCGCATTCGACGAGGGCGAAGCTCGCAAAGTTGCCGAGAAGATCGCGAAAGACGAGTTCACCCTCGATGACTTCCTCGGCCAGATGCAGCAGCTGCGAGGTGCTGGGTCCATCAAGAAGATGATGGGCATGCTGCCGGGCATGGGCAAGATGAAGGATCAGCTCGAGAACTTCGACGAGCGCGAGATCGTGCGCACCGAGGCGATTATCCAGTCGATGACCCTCGCCGAGCGTCAGAACCCGAAGCTACTGAACGGTTCGCGTCGCCTCCGTATCGCGCGCGGATCGGGCATGACCGTCACCGATGTGAACGCCCTCGTGCAGCGCTTTGAGCAGGCAGCCAAGATGATGAAGACCGTTGCCCGTGGCGGCGTGCCCCAGATCCCGGGGATGGGGCCGATGCCCGGCATGGGTGGTCACGGCGGCAAGAAGAAGGTCCAGTCCAAGAGCAAGGGCAAGAAGCAGTCGGGAAACCCGGCAAAGCGTGCGCAGGAGCAGGCGGGGATCGCAGCGAAGCAGAGCGCCGCGCCAGCGGCTGGCTCAGGATTTGGCCTAGGCGCCGGCGGCGGTGGCAACGCGCAGCCCTCCGAAGAAGAGATGGCGAAGTTGCAGCAGATGCTCGGCAAGGGTCTGCGGTAA
- the rimM gene encoding ribosome maturation factor RimM (Essential for efficient processing of 16S rRNA), which translates to MRVGRLTKPHGLKGGIKLELFTDNPELRFTPGAEFHLQVPEDSPWFGRAITMRELRWFNESPVGFFEELNDRSDAESIVRAILWIDEQAVADGEEDNAWYDHQLVGLDVVRDSEKLGTVAEVRHFPAQDLLVVNTEAGAVLVPFVEAIVPRVDIEAGIVYVTPPTGLFEDREAEIAGGPGSGPAPERTSTPSADATAGPADSEVATTEPVAEDPSA; encoded by the coding sequence TTGCGTGTCGGCCGCCTCACGAAACCCCACGGGCTCAAAGGGGGAATCAAGCTCGAGCTGTTTACGGACAACCCCGAGCTGCGGTTCACTCCTGGCGCCGAGTTCCATCTTCAAGTGCCGGAAGACTCTCCCTGGTTTGGGCGCGCGATCACGATGCGCGAGCTGCGCTGGTTCAACGAGTCGCCGGTCGGCTTCTTTGAGGAACTCAACGACCGCTCGGATGCGGAGAGCATTGTGCGCGCGATCCTGTGGATCGATGAGCAGGCGGTTGCCGACGGGGAAGAAGACAACGCCTGGTACGACCATCAACTCGTCGGGCTTGACGTGGTGCGTGACAGCGAAAAGCTCGGCACCGTCGCAGAGGTGCGTCACTTCCCGGCGCAAGATCTCCTCGTGGTGAACACTGAGGCAGGCGCTGTGCTCGTGCCCTTCGTCGAGGCTATTGTGCCTCGCGTTGATATCGAGGCCGGAATTGTCTACGTGACGCCTCCGACCGGTCTGTTCGAAGACCGCGAGGCGGAGATCGCTGGTGGGCCGGGTTCCGGGCCTGCACCGGAGCGTACGTCTACTCCGTCAGCCGATGCCACCGCCGGTCCAGCGGATTCTGAGGTTGCCACCACTGAGCCGGTAGCGGAGGACCCCTCCGCATGA
- a CDS encoding RNA-binding protein: MAEQALADALEHLVRGIVDHPERVRVDARGGSRGEVLEVRVHPEDLGRVIGRGGRTASSLRTVVSSLAAGERVRVDVVDTDDVSDSGDAVEATDTATTGSDA; this comes from the coding sequence TTGGCTGAGCAGGCGCTTGCTGACGCGCTCGAGCATCTCGTACGCGGCATCGTTGACCACCCCGAGCGGGTGCGTGTCGACGCGCGCGGCGGTTCGCGTGGCGAGGTCCTTGAGGTGCGTGTGCACCCCGAGGATCTCGGCCGTGTGATCGGCCGTGGCGGGCGCACTGCCTCGTCGCTGCGCACCGTAGTTTCTTCGCTCGCCGCTGGTGAGCGCGTCCGGGTCGACGTGGTCGACACTGACGATGTGAGTGACTCCGGCGACGCAGTCGAAGCGACCGACACCGCGACGACCGGAAGCGACGCCTGA